CAGGTCTCCGACTGAAGTTCTTTTATACAATTTTTAAATGCGAAAAGcaaaatgtcaaaaagaaaaatttgccCTAATTTAATTACTAAACCGGTCTGTAAActttaaagtttgttttgtagggataacgcatgttttttcgtgttataacgtctgcagaatcccgagggattctgcagatgttataacacgaaatgaacacgcgctaacgctattctagcataaaacgcggaaaaaatactaataaatgaatacatcctacctcaacgccattaaatttccatgaaatgcgcgggaatgtctgagctgttttttacgttgacgtcatttcgttttgaattatccgttttggggccgaatgacgtttacgctttgccacggaactcgcatatataaaaaggtgttataacagcacgtgagcgcgagaatctctctgttaacacacgttttctctcctgttaaaacacccccgaaatgtgacaataacagcagttttatgctagaatacatgtatgtaatatgtacAAGTGTTTTATAAACACCATAATACTGTGTTTTTACAGGTCTGTTTTTAAGTCTTTTAAGACGAGCTGGGGGAGACATGTACAGGACTTTACTTCGCAAACAGGGGTAGCTGTAGGACACTCCCAGTTCTTTAGAATTATGACAAAGGCGTGGAACGATGCCCTCACCAGTAACAATGTGAAAGCTGGGTTTGAAGCTACTGGTATCTGTCCTTTCAATCCAGGCGTCATACCTGACATTGCCTACAGTCCATCAGAACTGTATGTAGCAACGCCCTTAGATCAATGTAAGGAAGAGTGTAATACAGTGGAGCAAGTCCATTCAAATCCTTCCGTAGAAACCGCTGTTTTACCCACTGTTTGTGCTGCAAGCAGTAGTACATGTACCGAAAATGATGTAATTGTTTCAATTGACATAGATGTACATGAGATGGACCAGGTTGTGGACCTACCTGTTTGTTTAGATGAGAATGGCATGATCAAGGTTCTTGAAGAGCAGTTAGGTCCACAGCAAGGTCCTGACCAAAGTCCTCAGCCATCTGCTTCTAAGCCTGAGTGCAATTCGTCAACACTTCCCGATCAAACTAGCAATCTAAGGGAGTGCGATGCAGCACTCGCTTTATCTGTGGTCGAATCAGCAATAACTGATGAGAAAATAAACCTGTATAACAATACATACCAATCAGGCAGCACACTAAACGACTCCATGTACGAAACCtggaaaatgtataaagaacaaaTATCCCCAAGGCCCATAACAGTACCTATTATCCCTGACAACCCCATGCTTGTTCTACCTAAACAACAatataaaaagccaataaaaaagaataaatactttGTAGTTACTTCTGATGAATGTTTTAAAGCAAAACTGGAAGAAAAAgtaaaaagggaaaagaaaatctCTGATGCAGAAGACAGGAAACATCAAAGACAATTAAAAAGAGAAAACAGAGAAAAGGCCgcggggaaaaaaataaaaaaagagaaagtttgtCTAAAGGAGCAAATTTGATTTATTGATTGAAACAGACAGACTAGTTCTTTTACATGTTATAAGAAGGTctagaaaaatgttttacttttaatttgtAAACATTCAGTTTCTTCAGAGTATTGATGGTATAAAATGTTGTCTctagtttgtattttgttttatgtcaTCCACTATGTCTTGTAATATCTTTAACTCAGTTTCAGACACATACGCagcaatatatttcacaagaaaaaCATGACTCCTTATAACAATTTCTTCACAATCTCCAGCAAGTGAACGCATTTCCCATTCCTGCAGTTGATGTATCACCGTCTTTGTTATGGCATGAGATCTTGAACATAATGTTTTGATGATAACATGTAAGGTGAATAAAGAGTCATGATCGAAATGCGTTTCATGCCAGAAGAGGTTATCCAAAAGTTGATGCGCTACCCACTCGTACTCCTTTCTTCTTCCATGCATCTCCAACTGAGCAGGACTTTGATTATATTTGCCATAACCTTAACAAGATCTAAACGTTTCTGATGTAAGGAAAAGTTGCATACTTGCAAATacaataacaacatcatcaacatTAACCTAAGCTGAAGTATACAATCAAATTCACCTCTTGAGAACAACAACCTCTAGTCAACGTAATGTTCAGTCAATATTTTAAcacccaaagggtgttgctctacaaaGGTTGTACACGTTCGAGATGAATTTGATTTGTCATTTGAGTTTTAAAAGTTACTTTATAAGTAAAATAGCCGCTGTAATAAGCATGTATCGTGTGAGCCGTGTATGTTTTTGTAACCTTTTATCTCACTATAGACAAGTTTGATCTGTACTCTTAGAGAAATTAGAAATTCTGCTGAGATTATATCATGGTTAAGTGagcttttaaagccttttggaatcACGATATAAGCCATCTGCCGCATATATTACGCACTGAGAAATTTCAGCTAAGCTAATAAGATATAGGGTGAGAAAATTGTGCAGCCCGACCGGAACACGAACTCGGGGCTTCGGAATACTGTTCCAATGCTCTACCAATTGATTCTCCCCGTATGTGACCAAGTCCGTTCCGTGAATCTCCCTATGCTATAGCTTTCATTTATAACCGATAACTATTTCTTGTGGTAAGTACTACCTTTAATCTAGCTAGCTCATCATCAAACTATTATTGGCTACTAAATAAAACTGTATGTATAATtgtcaacaaaaaacaacaacatttcagAAAGGATACTAGGAAGTCTTCTTTAACAGAAATGGCGCCTTTAATTTCTGGGGAATCTGGCCAATAAGAAACCTTTTCacataaataaaaacagcaaatttcatTGGCAGCAGTCAAAAAATGTCTTGTTCGTTTAAAGGGCGAATGCATTTTACTAGTTCGCTTCATGGGCGAAAGTGTTCGTTTTAACGGCGAATTTGAGTTGTGTTAGTATTTCATGTACTTTGATTCATTGGCCCGAGATAATGACCAAGCTTTTAAGATAACGTGAACCGAGGATGGTACTAGACACGGTCCGAATGAATCTGACGGTGTAGCAGGTGAGTGAACAACATGTGATCATCGCAATTTCGTAACCCGTTCGTTTCAAGGGCGAATTACcctactagcttacatacaaaagctttagcaaaattttcaaagttaaaaaaggggcataattataccaaaatgtaagccagagttatgaaacttgacaaACAGGGTCATCCCATGATGCTAAAGATATGTGTGAAGTTAGAAAGCAGTTGGCCTGGTAGTTTTCCAGAAACctgcttatatgcaaaactttaaggaaaatttctatgttaaaaaggggcataattttgacaaaataaaaactagaattaTGTTACCTGCCCCATAATGTCATCTCTTGATGCCAAATACATGTGTGAAGTAGGAAAGCATCTGGGCTAacgtttctgagaaacctgctaacatgcaaaactttaacctgaacttTTGTGACGTGGACGTGTATGCCAACGAAAAAGTGAATACAAAACCTCTTctatatgaaaaaaatcaaacagtcaagctaaaaaaaattggtgtcagactTGTGACCCTTGTATCAcacgatgtgggtgatgattaGGAACAGCTATTTAGGTCTGAAGCAAATCCATTTCATTATAacagaaataaagagaaaatacataaaactttAGCCAGAAATCTGGCTGTCACAGTGTGGATGCAAATGCGAATAGGATAGCTCATATTTTTCACATAGTCATGTTAAAAATGATGAAGTGGCCAGTATTTGGATTGCTTTTGGGCActgcaatattatttttatatacaaaggGAAGCCACTGCAAACATGATTATACTTAAATCACACATGAattgttcaaaaaaaaaagaagagaataCTGTAGCATTACTTTGTCTTTTTTTCAGTTCTAGTAAGAACTGGCCATGCAACTGCATCAAAAAGTAACAAAAGATACTGATGTCATTACACCATTTGGTGTCATTGTAattagttttgttgtttttttggattTATATTTTAacgcttttttttaaatatgtaatttgtaaaataaGTAATCAGCAAGCACGACTTTCATGAATGATTCCCCACATGTCCAAGTATTGAATAAAAACATATTACCCTTTGTGAAACTGTTACACACAAGAGTCTTCAGTTATAAAAATGCTGGCTTTGTAATTAAAGGCTCTAACAGATTGTTCTGAACATGTTCAGGTACCTGTCCTTTGATTGGATTGAAAAGATTTGAACATGTTCAAGTAGCATTCTGTGATTGGACAGTGAAGATCTGAACATGTTCAAGTACCTGTTCTGTGATTGGATAGAGATGATCTGAACATGTTCAAGTACCTGTTCTGTGATTGGATAGAGATCTGAAAAAGTTCGAGTACCTGTTCTGTGATTGGATAGACAAGATCTGAATATGTTCAAGTACCTGTTCTGTGACTGGATAGAAAAGATCAGAATATGTTCAAGTACCTGTTCTGTGATTGGATAGAGATCTGAACATGTTCAAATACCTGTTCTGTGATTGGATAGAGAAGCATCACAGCAATAACTGGACGTGGCACCATCATCAGCAAGTCCTGGTCCATTCCATACACATCTACAAACTCCCAGTCATGTGGAACTCCTAAATTGTGCACATACTGCAACAGTAATATATAACTCTGTTAGAATTGCATAACTGGAAAATTGCCTAGTTCCCTTACTTTAAAGTTCTAATTCTTTgatttatatacaaatacaatgaataaattttttttaacagaacaaTTTTCTTTAGCTTTTGTTTAtcgtaagatcaaaatatttgacttctaatatttaacattttgtattcCTACTACTGGATAAAAATTTCAATTACAGAAAACtcatatatatatctatatttatatatttatatagcttCTACACAAGATGTCAATTTTCCAGCTGAGgaaaaaataactacaaaacaaGGGACACATGTCCCAGAATGATGACCTGTCAGAGCAGTCTCAAGGTTACTTTGTTCCAATAACCTAAACAGCTATAGATATCTTTCTAATGTGTTACCCAGCTTGGAAGTAATTTAGCTCTATTGTTCTTTGAAAACAGAAGTTATTttaggtctctgtgaccttgagcAAATGACTCCCTAAATGATCATGTTTTGAGCTCTAGGGGATAAAGTTTGAATTTTTATGCACAGGACACACCATTATATAATACATCTAGTACATCCTAACCATTTTTggacaaaagaaacaaatacaaatatgtgGTATGACCGAGCTGGGGCTATTAGGGTAGACCAATCTGCCTTCTATAGTGGAAACTGTTGAGGGTGTTTAGTTTCAGCGTTTCCATGATTTATTGTTCTAAACTTTAATCACAAGCACCCATAAAAACATTTCCAAGTCCTTTTCCACTGAATGTGTATTCACTagttatgaaaaaaattttttcaatagCACTCAGAATGCGTGCATGTAGTTTCTTTTGATCCCACTTTAAAGGCTATAACGTTGGTATACAATAAAGGAAATGTCTTACTAGTTTTGTTACATTCAGATATTTTTGTCAAACAATTATTCAGGAAAATTTGGATTAAacaaggtcatgatgaccctggatcgctcacctgagtaatatcagctacatgtttcaaatgtcaaactgatgctaaaatattaagaaagaaggtcattaggtcacattcatggtcactgaaagtcagttttaagaccggtgtgcaaaactgtatatgtcatccaaatttcaaggctgtattttaaaaaaacaagagggtcatgatgaccctggatcgctcacccgagtaatatgagctacatgtttcaaatgtcaaactgatgatttttagaacttttttggaaaattttccgatgtacaatcaagtaacccctggggcggggccaattttatcccgggggtcatgatttgaataaagtttgtagaagtctactaggcaatgttacatatcaaatatctaagatctaagccttctggtttatttttagcaaatttatgaagatttccctatgtacaatcaagtaacccctggggctgggtcaatttgaccctggggggtcaagatttgaacaaattttgtagaggtccactaggcaatgatgcatgtcaaatatataagctttaggccttttggtttatttttagaaaattttgaagatttttctatgtaaaatcaagtgacccctggggcagggtcaattttgaccccgggggttatgttttgaataaattttgtagaggtccactaggcaatgctacatgtcaaatatctaagctctaggccttctggtttatttttagaattttatttgaagattttcctatgtaaaatcaagtgacccctggggcggggtcaattttgaccccggggctcatgatttgaacaaattttgtagaggtccactaggcaatgctatatgtcaaatatctaagctctaggccttctggtttatttttagaaaaattttgaagattttcctatgtaaaataaagtgacccctggggcggagtcaattttgactccgggggtcatgatttgaacaaactttgtagaggtccaataggcaatgctacatgtcaaacatctaagccctaggccttctggtttatttttagaaaatttttgaagattttcctatggggcggggtcaaaaatttaccccggggtcatgatttgaataactttagtagaggtccattaggcattgctacatgtcaaatatctaatctctagggctcctagtttttgagaagaagatttttaaagattttcctatgtaaaatcaagtgacccctggggcgggatcaattttgaccccggggtcatgatttgaacaaatttgctagaggtccactaggcaatgcttcataccaaatatctaagctctagggcttctggtttttgagaagaagatttttaaagtttttcctttcggttgccatggcaaccagagttctgcatggaattcaattctttgaacaattttgaaagggggccacccaaggatcattcctgtgaagtttggtgtaattctgccctatggttttcaagaagaagatttttttagaaaatgttgacggacacacgacgcacgacggacattgagcggtcacaatagctcaccatgagcctttggctcaggtgagctaaaaagtacgtcagtaggtcaaggtcacagtcaagtgaccactacttggggtcattaggtaattataattaaacagtctagtaaatatgatcagataattttatattttttcttaccgtagatacccatgtataatgcgcagtttttttacccctgggaccacccccgaatcgtgggtgcgcataatatacaggtatagacaattttccaacttcaaaacaactTCGTTACCGAtcttcgccattttggtaaagggaaactactccccgtgCTTACGGTCACCGCTAAAacctaagattgccgttacgttccgtaaaagatcgaatggtttatttttctttcaaacaaaattaatttcatataaattaaaaagtattttgattaaagaaatgttaataaatcacaaaaattatgatactaattaaagatcgagaattatctttaaccgagatcaaactgtgaacaacataattgacacgaggtgacacgttaattgccggtaattactggctatttgatcgtgacaaaaagactatcacaccttttgttgttggtttgaattgagaagctcatgtcattttgaaagataccattccgaaatattgaatcagctgctgtttatttattcaatatagttaattaaaaaggtaaaacaacaaataaaacaatattttactggttttattttcgagaaaacaaaaatcgatagtaccgcgagaccgatgctgctctccgctgcggagataaaatttattaccggtgtcgatgtaaactctactttcgttttccatactcctcaaaattgaccaaaaatgtttttttccaagaattttgggccaaaatcgggggtgcgcattatacacgggtgcgcattatacatgggtatctacggtatataACTCCTATAACAAGTGAACTCcggagcggggcctcttttcaacctaggggcataatttaacaaggcaatgctacatatgaaatatcaaaGGACTTAaggtcttgaactttcagacaagaagatttttaaagtttttccctatataagtctatgtaaaacttaggggCCCCTGCGTGGGGCCActtttcaactcaggggcataatttgaataatcttggtagaggaccactaggcaatgc
This window of the Mercenaria mercenaria strain notata chromosome 5, MADL_Memer_1, whole genome shotgun sequence genome carries:
- the LOC123561287 gene encoding uncharacterized protein LOC123561287, which produces MPYSQEALYSAVEEVKHGSLSLRGASKKYKVPVTTLHDHKSGKVAPGAKKGKDPLLPIDKEKDLINYAMQRGDMGIGFSKQTFLRFTGEYAASEGVYFKGRVASEKWWRGFKVRHPYFSLRTAESTATGRHMSMTRSHVSHYFRELKTVLTDNHILDNSSSIWNMDETGLSLAPKPPKIIARKGSKIVHAKSSNSREMITIIACGNAAGSIIPPHVIVPGKTKRALHSYDTGNAPAGTQCSVSDSGWTKQGISELWFTETFLPNIGPQRPQVLIVDGHDSHHHVELIGVARKEGIVIVELPSKTSHFTQPFDRSVFKSFKTSWGRHVQDFTSQTGVAVGHSQFFRIMTKAWNDALTSNNVKAGFEATGICPFNPGVIPDIAYSPSELYVATPLDQCKEECNTVEQVHSNPSVETAVLPTVCAASSSTCTENDVIVSIDIDVHEMDQVVDLPVCLDENGMIKVLEEQLGPQQGPDQSPQPSASKPECNSSTLPDQTSNLRECDAALALSVVESAITDEKINLYNNTYQSGSTLNDSMYETWKMYKEQISPRPITVPIIPDNPMLVLPKQQYKKPIKKNKYFVVTSDECFKAKLEEKVKREKKISDAEDRKHQRQLKRENREKAAGKKIKKEKVCLKEQI